From a region of the Corallococcus coralloides DSM 2259 genome:
- a CDS encoding VOC family protein has product MSDENPSILSHVSIGTNDFARAVAFYDAVLTPLGCRRVLDFPNAVAYGRQFPEFWVQTPIDGKPATVGNGTHFCFIATSKQAVDAFHQAALKAGATDDGAPGPRPLYGPPYYGCFVRDPDGHKVEAHFWDTSLGGHEGA; this is encoded by the coding sequence ATGAGCGACGAGAACCCGAGCATCCTGTCCCACGTCTCCATTGGCACGAACGACTTCGCGCGCGCCGTGGCATTCTACGACGCGGTCCTCACTCCGCTGGGCTGCCGGCGGGTGTTGGACTTCCCGAACGCGGTGGCCTACGGCCGCCAGTTCCCGGAGTTCTGGGTCCAGACTCCCATCGACGGGAAGCCCGCGACCGTGGGCAATGGCACGCACTTCTGCTTCATCGCCACGTCGAAGCAGGCGGTGGACGCCTTCCATCAGGCGGCCCTCAAGGCGGGAGCCACCGATGACGGCGCCCCCGGCCCGCGCCCCCTGTATGGCCCGCCCTACTACGGCTGCTTCGTGAGGGATCCGGACGGCCACAAGGTCGAAGCGCACTTCTGGGACACGTCGCTCGGCGGCCACGAAGGGGCCTGA
- a CDS encoding tellurite resistance TerB family protein, translating to MTREYPQEQLLAFVQAMANVAASDGRITEEERQQLDEVVLNIGLSPRDPQVAALIEAEFQKPGRLADIVGKIEIRELRASLLRMLVEVACADGELATEERASVKEAATAFGYDAAVADELINWTLDSIKLDQRERDIMSKLL from the coding sequence ATGACGCGCGAGTACCCCCAGGAGCAGTTGCTGGCGTTCGTCCAGGCCATGGCCAACGTGGCGGCGAGCGACGGCCGCATCACCGAAGAGGAGCGCCAGCAGCTCGATGAGGTGGTGCTGAACATCGGCCTGTCGCCCCGCGACCCGCAGGTCGCCGCGCTCATCGAGGCGGAGTTCCAGAAGCCCGGCCGGCTCGCCGACATCGTCGGCAAGATTGAAATCCGCGAGCTGCGCGCCTCCCTGCTGCGCATGCTCGTCGAAGTGGCGTGCGCCGACGGAGAGCTCGCGACCGAGGAGCGCGCGTCGGTGAAGGAGGCCGCCACCGCCTTCGGTTACGACGCCGCGGTCGCCGACGAGCTCATCAACTGGACGCTCGACTCCATCAAGCTCGACCAGCGCGAGCGCGACATCATGTCGAAGCTGCTCTGA
- a CDS encoding Kelch repeat-containing protein, which translates to MFRWWWLSVCLVLAACSGSDLPEDVPPGSDSGTSIPSPDAGGDAGTDGGLPDAGADGGIPDAGFDAGAQDAGSDGGQGDAGSDGGAQDAGTDGGRDGGSDAGCVRCESPPPPSCYDAKTIVTWFLPGYCGSDGGCQYSSLYESCQYGCSNDACQPCPPQCDGRECGDDGCGGSCGTCDDPQSCGGGGLAGICGPELGCGSWSVGASLQVARAHPAAAMLSDGRLFLAGGLTGSGATRTAEAFNPGTNTWTSQGSIPDGGTTPGGASNSFYSFPGAAQLGTGKVLVTGYADNAYARFDPATATWTPGSGITTRLQPLVLPLANGQALVASGITEGGDRVLLSYTYDDVAAKWNYSTSREGRYRAAGVQLADGRVMVTSGIADDVYGQAARSAELYDPVTNTWSYTGAPRRPHAAAALARLQDGRVLLIGGTSVRGFFTGTAVRSTSVELYDPATGLWRDTGFLNVARSGHTATVLADGRVLVAGGVGADGKVIPWVELYDVETERWTLTAPLSTARTSHVATQLEDGRVLVTSGTSPTGAALASTEVVQPAGFCPAHGCVPESDDALCARQEAGCGTLSVQDACGTTRQVSCGQCSLASSCGGAGIPYRCGAPGGAGWQVETLGTAGGRRPGIVIEANGEPAVAYLWYDVGGGGGFTYEVFLARRHSQGWSAAPIQGGVLSSNVALARTSTGQLRAAATMRVYIYSSSNEVPTLLSWDAGRWRDEVAAPTYPVVNASQLAMGLGPTNEPLVCTIDLVNYFHTAELLCYARDDSGEWRRDRVDAPGSYGGAPSVAVGRDGIPHLAYYDMNKKALIHAVKGDTGWTLETVDASADVGRDASLALDAQGHPHIAYRDATNKDLKYARWTGSAWSLQQVDTADDVGGTPALALDAQGRPHISYEDLTRHNLKYARWSGTAWELTTVDASGVGGANSALTLDASGRAHIAYYGQDLRYARGP; encoded by the coding sequence ATGTTCCGCTGGTGGTGGTTGTCTGTCTGTCTTGTCCTTGCCGCGTGCTCCGGAAGCGACCTCCCCGAGGACGTTCCTCCCGGCTCGGACTCAGGGACGTCCATTCCCTCGCCGGATGCCGGCGGAGATGCAGGCACCGACGGCGGCCTGCCGGATGCCGGCGCCGATGGAGGCATCCCGGACGCGGGCTTTGACGCCGGCGCACAGGATGCGGGCAGCGATGGCGGCCAGGGGGATGCGGGCAGCGATGGCGGCGCGCAGGACGCGGGCACCGACGGAGGCAGGGATGGGGGGAGTGACGCGGGGTGCGTCCGCTGCGAGTCCCCGCCGCCTCCGAGCTGCTACGACGCGAAGACAATCGTGACGTGGTTCCTGCCTGGCTATTGCGGTAGCGACGGCGGCTGCCAGTACTCCTCCCTCTACGAGTCGTGCCAGTACGGCTGCTCCAACGACGCCTGCCAGCCCTGCCCTCCCCAGTGCGACGGCCGGGAGTGCGGTGACGATGGTTGCGGCGGCTCGTGCGGGACGTGCGACGACCCCCAGAGCTGCGGCGGCGGTGGACTGGCGGGCATCTGCGGCCCCGAGCTGGGCTGCGGCAGCTGGAGCGTGGGCGCTTCGCTCCAGGTCGCCCGCGCGCATCCGGCGGCGGCCATGCTCTCGGATGGGCGCCTCTTTCTCGCGGGCGGGCTGACGGGCAGCGGAGCCACGCGCACGGCGGAAGCCTTCAATCCGGGCACGAACACCTGGACGTCCCAGGGCTCCATCCCCGACGGCGGGACGACGCCCGGGGGCGCGAGCAACAGCTTCTACTCCTTCCCGGGCGCCGCGCAGCTCGGCACGGGGAAGGTGCTCGTCACCGGCTACGCGGACAATGCCTACGCACGCTTCGACCCTGCCACGGCCACCTGGACGCCCGGCAGTGGCATCACGACGCGCCTGCAGCCGCTCGTCCTCCCGCTGGCCAACGGGCAGGCCCTGGTGGCCAGTGGCATCACCGAGGGCGGCGACCGCGTCCTGCTGAGCTACACGTACGACGACGTCGCCGCGAAGTGGAACTACAGCACCTCGCGCGAGGGCCGCTACCGGGCCGCGGGAGTCCAGCTCGCGGACGGGCGGGTGATGGTGACCTCGGGCATCGCCGATGACGTCTATGGACAGGCCGCTCGCAGCGCGGAGCTGTACGACCCGGTCACCAACACCTGGAGCTACACCGGAGCGCCGCGCCGTCCCCACGCGGCGGCGGCACTCGCGCGGCTGCAGGACGGCCGCGTCCTCCTCATTGGCGGCACCTCCGTGCGCGGCTTCTTCACGGGCACGGCGGTGCGCTCCACCAGCGTGGAGCTGTACGACCCGGCCACGGGCCTCTGGCGCGACACGGGCTTCCTCAATGTCGCGCGCAGCGGACACACCGCGACCGTGCTCGCGGATGGCCGCGTACTGGTGGCGGGCGGCGTGGGCGCGGACGGCAAGGTCATCCCCTGGGTGGAGCTGTATGACGTGGAGACGGAGAGGTGGACGCTCACCGCGCCGCTGTCCACCGCGCGCACCTCCCACGTGGCCACCCAGTTGGAGGACGGGCGCGTCCTCGTGACGAGCGGCACGAGCCCCACCGGCGCCGCCCTCGCCTCCACCGAAGTCGTGCAGCCCGCCGGCTTCTGCCCGGCCCACGGCTGCGTGCCCGAGTCCGACGATGCCCTCTGCGCGAGGCAGGAGGCCGGCTGCGGCACCCTCAGCGTGCAGGATGCCTGTGGCACGACACGGCAGGTGTCATGCGGCCAGTGCTCCCTGGCCTCCTCCTGCGGCGGAGCGGGCATCCCGTACCGCTGCGGCGCACCGGGCGGCGCGGGCTGGCAGGTGGAGACGCTGGGCACGGCGGGCGGGAGGCGGCCGGGCATCGTCATCGAGGCGAACGGCGAGCCGGCGGTGGCCTATCTCTGGTACGACGTGGGCGGGGGCGGGGGCTTCACCTACGAAGTCTTCCTCGCGCGACGGCACTCCCAGGGCTGGAGCGCCGCGCCCATCCAGGGCGGCGTCCTCTCCAGCAACGTGGCCCTGGCGCGCACGAGCACGGGGCAGCTGCGCGCCGCCGCCACGATGCGTGTGTACATCTATTCCTCCAGCAACGAGGTTCCCACCCTCCTGTCCTGGGACGCGGGGCGCTGGCGGGACGAGGTGGCCGCGCCCACCTACCCGGTGGTGAATGCGAGCCAGCTGGCGATGGGCCTGGGCCCCACGAACGAGCCGCTGGTGTGCACCATCGACCTGGTCAACTACTTCCACACCGCTGAGCTGCTCTGCTACGCGCGCGACGACTCCGGGGAGTGGAGGCGGGACCGCGTGGACGCGCCGGGTTCCTACGGCGGTGCGCCTTCGGTGGCGGTGGGCCGCGACGGCATTCCGCACCTCGCCTACTACGACATGAACAAGAAGGCCCTCATCCACGCGGTGAAGGGCGACACGGGCTGGACGCTCGAGACGGTGGACGCGAGCGCGGACGTGGGGCGCGACGCTTCGTTGGCGCTCGACGCGCAGGGCCACCCGCACATCGCCTACCGCGATGCGACGAACAAGGACCTCAAGTACGCGCGCTGGACGGGCAGCGCGTGGAGCCTCCAACAGGTGGACACCGCCGATGACGTGGGAGGCACCCCCGCGCTGGCACTCGATGCGCAGGGCCGCCCGCACATCAGCTACGAGGACCTCACGCGCCACAACCTGAAGTACGCGCGCTGGAGCGGCACCGCCTGGGAGCTCACCACCGTGGACGCAAGTGGAGTCGGTGGCGCGAACTCCGCGCTGACGCTGGATGCCTCCGGCCGGGCCCACATCGCCTATTACGGCCAGGACCTGCGCTACGCGCGCGGACCGTAA
- a CDS encoding methyltransferase has translation MDFQARLEALTHQLRPWSPLWSRSILQGWPGSAAAFPEDWRAYARSLDETGERQLDQGVLVGAPPSSLSALLGSLQELTALPWHEGIHPLTVAQTQGLSAKKTHELERVLALLASRTRFIHQAVDIGGGMGHLARLCARTFGWTFHSIDRDAALQDKGRRWLTKTRPLGGDTLHFIQASVEDGDQPRIDPLFSGRDRASIGLHTCGPLALTQLRKSQGAGFVLNVGCCYDKLEAPRDYPVSRFGAAHPLPFTPHALALTTRGRHHKTEEEFARMKQVYAWRFAFDLLSKQRFPERGFVRAGDAPRTLYDGPFAVYARDRLERLGLEPGMTDAELDAFEVSVRAETRELLLCHLLRDRFARALEVVLLLDRAILLAELGFQVELLQLFDPRLSPRNLALIASRGA, from the coding sequence ATGGACTTCCAGGCGCGACTCGAGGCGCTCACGCACCAGCTCCGCCCCTGGTCCCCGCTCTGGTCCCGATCCATCCTCCAGGGCTGGCCTGGGTCCGCCGCCGCCTTTCCCGAGGACTGGCGGGCCTATGCCCGGTCGCTCGATGAAACAGGCGAGCGCCAGCTGGACCAGGGGGTGCTCGTGGGCGCCCCACCCTCGTCCCTGTCCGCGCTCCTGGGCTCGCTCCAGGAACTGACGGCGCTGCCCTGGCACGAGGGCATCCACCCGCTGACGGTCGCCCAGACGCAGGGACTCAGCGCCAAGAAGACCCATGAGCTCGAGCGGGTGCTCGCCCTGCTCGCATCCAGAACGCGCTTCATCCACCAGGCGGTCGATATCGGCGGCGGCATGGGACACCTCGCGCGCCTCTGTGCGCGGACGTTCGGGTGGACCTTCCACAGCATCGACCGGGACGCCGCGTTGCAGGACAAGGGCCGGCGATGGCTGACGAAAACCCGCCCCCTGGGTGGTGACACCCTGCATTTCATCCAGGCCTCCGTCGAGGACGGGGACCAACCGCGAATCGATCCGCTCTTCTCCGGCCGGGACCGGGCCTCCATCGGTCTGCACACCTGCGGGCCGCTCGCCCTCACACAGCTCCGCAAGAGCCAGGGGGCGGGCTTCGTCCTGAACGTCGGCTGCTGCTACGACAAGCTGGAGGCCCCGCGGGATTACCCTGTCTCCCGCTTCGGCGCCGCGCATCCCCTGCCCTTCACCCCGCATGCCCTGGCGCTGACGACGCGGGGACGGCATCACAAGACCGAGGAGGAGTTCGCGCGGATGAAGCAGGTGTACGCGTGGCGCTTCGCGTTCGATCTCCTGTCGAAACAGCGCTTTCCCGAGCGCGGCTTCGTGCGGGCAGGGGACGCACCCCGGACGCTCTATGACGGCCCCTTCGCCGTCTACGCGCGCGACCGCCTGGAGCGCCTGGGCCTGGAGCCCGGCATGACGGACGCCGAGCTGGATGCCTTCGAGGTCTCCGTTCGCGCCGAGACGCGGGAGCTCCTGCTCTGCCATCTGCTGAGGGACCGCTTCGCGCGGGCGTTGGAGGTCGTGCTCCTGCTCGATCGCGCCATCCTCCTGGCGGAGCTGGGCTTCCAGGTCGAGTTGCTCCAGCTCTTCGATCCGCGACTGTCCCCGCGCAACCTCGCGCTCATCGCGTCGCGGGGCGCTTGA
- a CDS encoding nuclear transport factor 2 family protein, protein MKRPVEVVQAYFDAWSAKDESMLRDTLAPDVGFVGALGKAEGAEACVKGLVNGMWKVSPRVTVLHRFVDGDDVMTWFEIHPSGHEPVPVANWSHVENGRITRIRVTFDPRPLLVGL, encoded by the coding sequence GTGAAACGTCCCGTGGAGGTGGTGCAGGCGTACTTCGATGCGTGGAGCGCGAAGGATGAGTCGATGCTGCGGGACACGCTCGCGCCCGACGTGGGCTTCGTCGGCGCGCTCGGCAAGGCGGAGGGCGCGGAGGCCTGCGTGAAGGGGCTCGTCAACGGGATGTGGAAGGTGTCGCCCCGGGTGACCGTGCTTCACCGCTTCGTGGACGGCGACGACGTGATGACCTGGTTCGAGATCCATCCCTCCGGGCACGAGCCCGTGCCAGTGGCGAACTGGAGCCATGTCGAGAACGGGCGCATCACCCGCATTCGCGTCACCTTCGACCCGCGCCCCTTGCTCGTCGGCCTGTAG